CCATACCAGTTGCTCAGCCAGCGCACGTTCTCCATGCTGCCGCCGTCCCAGTCCTTCCAGAGCGTAATCGGAACAATCGGCTTGCCGTCCGGAGTCTTCGGATACTTGGCCTGCATATCCTTCAGCGCGGTCATCAGATCGTTCAGGTTGTTCAGCTTCGGTGCACCGATACCCTTGTAATAATCCCAAGGCAGAATCGGGCTGGAGTAAGGCAGCTCTTCCGAGAAGGTGGTTGGTGAAGTATCAGCGGTGAAGGCCGGCAGGGCGTAGATTTTACCATCCGGGTTCTGCTTCTCGAAGGCCACATTGAACGGCTTGAAGTGATTGTCTACATATTTGGACAGATGCTCTGTATTCTTGATCATGTCGGTCAGATCCATAATCATGCCTGCCGGAATCAGTTCCTCCAGCTGGCTGTTCTCAATAATCAGGAGGTCGCCGAGATCGCCGGATGCAGAGCGGGTCTTGTAGAGCTGGTCGCCCGCTACCTGCGGAGCGAGAATGTTCAGCGTGATATTGAATTTGTCTTTGAGCAGCTTGCCGTACCACCCGGTCTGTTCACCCTGATAGTTAGCCGCGTTGTCGAATACCGTAATGGTTAGCGGTTTGCTGTGATCAATGCCTTTGCTTGTGCCCGGATCGGATGACTCCGTGGGTGTTCCTGGTTCAGCCGTACCTGCTGCATTGCCTCCGTTATTGGAGTTCCCACTGCAGCCGCTTAGTGCGGTTGTTACCAGCAGAATGGTCGTCCCTAGCAGGAGTGCGGACTTTCTTCCCAGCTTATGATGTGTTCTCATGTGTAGCCCCCCGAATGTTTAATGTATCATAAATGGCGCTGGCGGCTTAGCCTTTGACCGCACCAATTATAATTCCTTTGACGAAGAATCTCTGGAAAATCGGATATACCAGCAAAATTGGCGCGACTACGATAATGGTAACGGTCATGCGGATGGAGGTAGAGGTCTGCTTGGTCGCCAGAGTTGCCATTGCGGTTGATCCTGAATTCTGCAGATTGACCATGGTCGACAAAGAGCTCGCCTGATTGATGTAGTTATACAGAATGAACTGTAAGCTGTACAGCTTACTGTCCGTCACCAGCAGCAGCGTATCCTGGAAGGAGTTCCACTGGTTGACCGCCGAGAAAATGGCAACGGTTGCAAGGATCGGCTTGCTGATCGGCAGAATGACTTTGTAAAAGATGGTGAAGATGCCTGCGCCGTCAATACTGGCCGCCTGCTGCAGCTCCTTCGGTGTCGCTTCTACGAAGGTTTTGACCAGGATAATGAAGAACGGAGCGACCACGGACGGAAGAACATAAGCCAGGAAGTTGTCCGTCAGATGCAGCGATCTCATGGTCAGATACCAGGGGATGATCCCGGCATTGAAGAACATGGTGATGATAGTGAAGCGGTACCAGAACTTTTTGCCCCACATATCCTCCTGGGCGAACATGAATCCAAGGAAGGCTGAGGCGCCGACTGTGAGCAGCGTACCGATCACGGTTCTGGCGAGGGAGATCATGAACGCATTGCCGAGCCCCGGGATTTTGAACACATCGATATAGTTCTGGAAATGAATCCCCTTAGGCCAGAAGATAATTTCGCCCTTCGCACTGAGATCATTCGCGCTGATCGTATTGATAATGATCGAATAGAACGGATAGACGCAGAGGAAGGCGAACAGGGAGAACAGGATATAAATGACGGTGGAAATGATTTTGTCGGTGGTGCTGACCCGCATTTTGACCGTTTTTTTGGTGATGTCGATCTCCCGGGTGTTTGGCGTAAGACTGGTCTGGTTGTCACTCATACAATGCCCTCTCCTCTCAGCATTTTGGACAGCCCGTTCACCGAAAAGAGAAGCACCACGCTGATCACACTCTTCAGCATACTGATCGCAACGGAGACGGAATAGCTGCCGCCGCCCATGGCGAGATTATACACATACAGATCGAGAACCTGAATTGTGTCCTTGTTAAACGCATTCTGGAAGACAAAATACTGCTCCAGCCCGTTGTTCAGGAAGCTGGCAATCTGAAGCATCAGCAGGACGAAGTAGGTTGGCATCATGCTTGGCAAAACGACATGGCGGATCACCTGCATCCGGGTAGCACCGTCCACATAAGCCGCTTCATACAGCGATTCGTCGATGCCCATGATAGCCGCGATATACAGGATGGCCGACCAGCCAAGTGTCTTCCAGGTAGCCCAGGCCCACATCGTCCACCAGACATGCTCCGAGCTCTGCAGGAACATTGTTGGAGAATCGGACAGACCTGTCATATGCAGGAAGCCGTTGACCATTCCCTCACTGGAGAACATGGAGAAGGCGAGGGAGTACACAAGCACCCAGCTGATGAAGTTCGGCAGCGTGGTGACAGTCTGAATGAATTTGCGGAACCGTACCGCCTTGATCTCGGTCAGGAAGATGGCGAAGATCATCGGGAGCCAGGAGAACAGGATACCCAGCCCGCTGATGCCGAAGGTATTCCAGATGACCTGCATCAGCTGGTCAATCTTGACCTGATTCTCAACCAGGGAATGGAACCATTGGAAGCCGACGAACTCGGATTTGGATAACGGGATAGGCGGGGTGTAATCAAAGAAGGCATATACCCATCCATAGAGCGGATAGTAGGCAAACACAGCAAGTAAAATCATAAAGGGAGAAATGTAAAGGAATTTCCGGAAAGAATTGCTTCTCATGCTCTGGCTGCGCATTGTTTCACTCCTCATCTTATTCTCTTTGTGTAATTGCTTCCTTGAAGCTAAGCCGAGGCTAGCAATTCCTTAGATCTAGGCTGTCCTGTCATCCCCCTTCTTGCAAAAGCAATGTCAATTCCCTGACGGGTCTGCTGCTTGAATATCCCCGGGCCCCTCTTTATTGATAACGCTTTCATGTATGAAACTATAATAAATTATCGGTTATCTTCTAACAATGACCGATCCTCATCAAATATTGATCTATTGTCAGGTCAAATCTGCATTTGACCTTCGGCTAACAGGCCGGGAGGGGGAAGGGGTAGGGACAGACAACGCAGTTTGAAAAAGGATAAATCCATGGGAGGGGAATGCGGAGAGTAAGGGGGCACGTGAGGGCGATGAAGGGATTAGGCAAATGTGGGCGGTTGGGCCGGATGTTGAGGCGGATGAGCGGCCCGGTGCGCAACAGTAGTGGAACGTTACAAATATCGCACCCGCCACCCCTGCCGTCTCCGTCATTTCCGCCACCCCCTCGGCTCCCACGCCTCAGGCCGTGACGAAGCACTGCTTGCGGTATTCGTTCGCGCTGGTTCCCGTGTAGGCTCTGAACTTCTTATAGAACCAGTCAATTTCGGTATAGCCGACCGCGTCGGCAATCTCGTAGATCCTCATATCGGTTGTCGCAAGCAAGCGCTTGGCCTTCTCCATACGCTGCTGCAGCAGATAATCGTTGAAGGACATCTGCTCCTGCTGCTTGAATTTCTGCCCGAGATAGGCGCAATTGAATTTCAGGGAATCGGCAATTTGCTTAAGCGTAATATTGCGATGGAGCTGTTCCTCCACGAACTCCTTGATGGTGCTGACGATCGGGCAGGGGGAGGCAGGCTCTCTGTGAATCACCGTCCGGTGAACCGCTTGTACCGGTGAAGAGGCTTTTCCCGTGGCAAGCAGCCCCTTCTTTACCGCCTCCAGGCTTCTGCCCAGCTCTGCCGGATCAACCGGATCAGTCAGGTAATCGCTTACATTATACAAAAGCGCTTGGCGCGCCAGCCCGAAATCCCCGCTACCTCCAAGAAGAATTACCGGGACGGCGCTCTCCTTCCTAATCTGTGCGCACACATTCATCCCCGCCGTATGGGCACCTCTGATATTCAGTAGCACCAGTGAGATGTTCTCCCTGCGGATCAGCCGCGGAATATCGGACGAATAATCAGCTTCCGCCTGTACGATGAAATCCGTGAACCGGTTTTCTGCTATATAAGAAGCGGTCTCCCGCACTTGGGCGTTCCGCTCTACACACAAGATTCTGTACAACATCAAGACCCCGCTTTCCTGAGAAGTTAAGGCTGCCTGTATTCATTATGTGCAAGAAAAGGAAGCGCTACAATGTGCAATTCTTGCGCCAGGCTCCATTTGTTTACCTCATCGGTTTGCAGTTTCCCGGCGGATAAAGGCTTCCGGCCCCGACCTATAATTTGACAGGTGAACACCTGAAATCAGACGGGTTGCTGCCTGAAAATGTAAGCGCTAAACTTTCGAGGTAAGTCAATCAAACTTGGGGGGACACAAAATGCGGGCAAAAAAAAGCAAAGTAATGTCAGTATTCATCAGCTTGTTGTTAGTGGCTGCAACGACGGCATGTGGCGGAGGCGGAAACAGCGGGAACGCCGGAGGCGGGGCTACGGCCGCGCCGGCGGCTACAGAGGCGCCAGTAGCTGAAGCAACACCGGAAGCTACTCCGACTGCAGAGCCAAGCAACGCTACGCCGGAGATGGATTTCGATATGGGCGGCCGGACGATCAAGATTGTCTCCTGGTGGGATATGACCATTCCCGAGGACAACCCGGACAATATCCAGCGCGCGAAGAATCTGAAGGAGCTGATGGCGAAGCATAACTTTAAGGTGGAATATGTGGCGCTTGACTACGGCGAATACCAGAAGAAGGTTGTCGCTTCCCTGGTTGCCGGCGAGCCCCTTGGAGATATCGTGCGGATGGGCAAGGGCTATATGATTCCGGTGCTGACCAAGCAGGATCTGTTCTGGCCGGTGGACGAGTACACGAAGAATGAGAATGCCTTCAACCAGCGGATGACCACCGAATTCTCGCAATACAACGGCCGCGGCTACGGCTTCTCGGAGAATTCGGGCAACCTGATCAGCGGGATTTTCTACAACCGTACCCTGATGAAGAAGCTGGGCATGAAGCCGTTGCAGGAGTATGTGAACGAGGACAACTGGAACTGGGAGACCTTCACCCAAGTGGCCAAAGAAGCGAACAAGGATACAGATAACAACGGGAAACTTGATGTCTGGGGTCTGGCCTCCGGCGGCTTCCTGGAAATGGCGATGGCCTCCAACGAGACCGATCTGACCATTGAAGACAAACAAAACCTCGATGATCCCAAGCTGCTGGAGGTATTCAAGTTCATCTCCAAGCTGGGTGCAGAGAAGGTAGCCCGGCCGACCGAAGGCGGGGACTGGCAGGAACCGGCGCAGTTCTTCCGCCAGGGGAACACGCTGATGTATGCGGGAGCAGATTATGAGGCAAGCGGCTTCAAGACGGATATGAAGGATTATGATATCGGCTTTGTTCCTTTTCCCAAAGGGCCTAATGCTACCGAATACCACAGTGTGGAATCCGCTGTCCAGTTCCTGACTATCCCGAAGAAGGCCGAGAATCCGGAGCAGCTGATGTATATCTGGGAGAAAATCAACGACATCGAGTCGATCTACGATTATCCGAAGCAGGCTTCGCTGGAGAGCACCTACGACAACGAGGATGATATCAACAACGCGAAGATGGTAGAGGGCGGAATGCTGCTCACGAACCACAATACCTTCTCGACCATGCCGTACTACGAGATGATTGACGAGCTGAAGAAGGGAACCTCAGCCTCTACGGTGATTGAGAAGTACAAGGCTAAGGTTCAGGCATCGGTAGACGCAGTCTACAAAAATTAACCGGATACCCGGTATGGTCAACAGTCCCCGGCTGGCTGCAGGTGCGAGCCCGGCGGACTGTTGTTCCATTAACCATGATCCATCGCTTAAGGGGAGGAGAACGTTGAATATTCGACACAGGAACATAGCGGTTATATTGGTGGTCATCCTGCTGGCCGGGGCAGTGTGGCTATATACTTCCTCAGGGCAGCCAGTCCATTCCGATTCTCCGGGGACCGGCACATTTACCGCCGTCTCCAGCGACCCGGCGGAAGGCAGCTATGAAGCTTATCTGCAGCAGCATGGGGACGCCAGCCGCCCGGACCGGGTGATCCGCATTGAGGGTGAGGATTATGCGGGAACCGAAGGTGAGGGCTTTGAGGTGAAGGCACAGCTGGAAGGGCTGGACGGTTCGGCTGTTATTACTCCGGAAGCAGGAACGATTTCCTGGGAGGTGCCGGTAACGGATGCCGGACTATATAACATCCGGGTTCACTACTACCCGGTAGAAGGCAAAAGCTCGGCAATCGAGCGTTCCCTTGCCATTAACCGGCAGACCCCGTTCAAAGGCGCGGACACGCTGCTGTTCGACCGGGTCTGGGGCAACCGCGAGGCTGAGATCAAGCGGGATGACCGCGGCAATGACCTCCGTCCCCGGCAGGTCGAGCAGCCGGTATGGCAGACTACGGTGGTCAAGGACAGTGAAGGCTTCTATGAGGAGCCTTACGCCTTCTATCTGGAGCAGGGGACGCAGACCTTGTCGCTGACCGCGCTGCGTGAGCCGATGGCGATTGATTACATCGAGCTGTTCCAGGACCGCAAGGTACGGTCTTATGCGGAGGCCAGACAGGAATATGAAGCCAAAGGGCTGCAGCCGGTAACGGAGCCTTATGTGGAGGTCCAGGCTGAAGCGGCGTCCGCCAAATCCTCGCCTACCTTATATCCGTTAGCCGACCGCTCCAGTCCGGCGGTGGTGCCTTACCATGTCTCGAACCTCAGAATCAACACGATCGGCGGGGTGAACTGGAAGCTGCCCGGCCAATGGATTGAATGGGAGATTGAGGTTCCCGAGGACGGCTTGTACCACATTGCGCTGAAGGAGCAGCAGAACCAGCTCCGGGGTGTATATGCGAACCGCAGTCTGACGATCGACGGTGAATACCCGTTCACAGAGATGAAGCAGATCCGCTTCAATTACAGTCCCGGCTGGCAGATGAATGTGCTGGGCGGAGAGGAGCCTTATCTGTTCCACCTTACGCAAGGGAAGCACAAGCTGAGACTGACGGTCACGCTGGGCGATATTGCCCCGCTGGTCCGTACGATCCAGTCCAGCGTCCTGACGTTGAATGAGATGTACCGCAATATTCTGGCGATCACCTCCAACAACCCGGACAAATTCCGCGATTACCAGCTGGAGAAGCGGCTGCCGGAGATGACCAAGGTCTTCCGCGAGCAGGCGGAGACGATCCGCAGTGTAGGCGAATATCTGGAGCAGGCAACCGGAGAACGCAGCGACAAGGTGTCGATTCTGTACTCTATGGTAACCCAACTGGAGGATATGGCAGAACATCCCGATACGGTCGCCAAGCGGCTCGTGGCCTTCAAGACGAATGTCGGCGGACTCGGCACATGGATTCTGACCGTGCAGGAGCAGCCGCTGACACTGGATTCCCTGATTGTATCGGCGCCTGGCAAGAAGCTTCCGCGCGCGCAGGCTACCTGGTTCCAGAAGATCAAGCATGAGCTGGGTGCGTATACGGCATCCTATTCTGCCGATTACGACAGCATCGGCAACGTGACGAAGAGCCAGAAGGCGATAGAGGTCTGGATCTCCACCGGGCGGGATCAGGCCCAGGTAATGAAGAGCATGATCGACGACACATTTACGCCGGATACGGGGATCTCTGTCTCGCTGAGGCTGGTGCCTCCGAACATTCTGCTGCCCGCCACTCTGGCCGGCGAAGGGCCGGATGTCGCGATGCAGATCGGTGAGGACCTTCCCGTCAACTACGCGATGCGCAAAGCCTCGGCCGACCTGTCCCAATTCCCTGGCTTCGGGGAGGTGGCTAACCGGTTCCGGGACAGTGCGCTGACGCCTTACAAGTACAACGGAAGCGTCTACGGGCTGCCGGAGCAGCAGATCTTCCCGATGCTGTTCTACCGGAAGGATATTCTCCAGGAGCTTGGCCTGGAGCCGCCAACCACCTGGGAGGAGGTCTACAATGTCGTCTCTGTGCTGCAGCGGCATAACCTGGAGTTCTATCTTCCGCTGGAGGATACGTTGAACAATGCAACGCTGGTGCCGAATGCGGCCTTCACCATGCTCCTCTACCAGAACGGCGGCCAGCTCTATACGGATGACCAGAAGCGGAGCGCGCTGAACTCGGAGACCTCCATGAGTGAATTTAACAAGTGGACCCAGTTCTATACCAATTACAAGTTCCCGGTGAAGGTGGACTTTCCGAACCGCTTCCGTACAGGCGAGATCCCGATCGGAATCGCCGATTACACCATCTATAACAGCCTGACGGTGATGGCGCCCGAAATCCGCAACCTGTGGGAATTCGCGGTGGTGCCGGGAACACCGAAGGCGGACGGCACCGTGGATCACAGTGTAGCCAGCCATACGACCGGTGTCATGATGCTGGAGAATGCCAAGGATAAGGATTCGTCCTGGGAATTCATGAAGTGGTGGACGGATAAGGATACCCAGGTCCAGTACGGCCGGGAAATGGAAGGTCTGATGGGTGCAGCAGCACGTTATCCGACCGCCAATATTGCCGCCCTGGAGGAATTGCCGTGGCCGGTGAAGGATTACAAGCAGCTGGAGAGCCAGTGGGAGTGGGTGAAGGGCAATCCGCAGGTGCCGGGCGGCTACTTCACAGGCAGACATCTGGATAATGCGTTCCGCAAGGTGATCAACGGGAACGTTAATCCGCGCGAGGCCCTGTCGGATTATCTGATCTACATTAACGATGAAATTCAGATCAAACGGAAGGAATTCAAACTTCCTTATTAGGTTGGAGGCTGTAAGCTGATGGTACAAATCCAGAATACCACTGAACCAGCCTTACAAGGGCTGGCCGGCGGACCCCGGAGGGAGTCCCGCCTGGCGCTTTTATGGAAAGATATCAAGAAGAGCAAGCATTACTATATCATGATGAGTCCCTATATGATCATCTTCTTCCTGTTCACGGTGATCCCGGTGGTTATCTCCTTCGGGCTGAGCTTCTTCTACTTCAACATGCTGGAGACGCCGCGGTTCGTTGGCTGGGAGAACTATTCCCGGCTGCTGCTGGGCGATGATGTGTTCATGATTGCGCTGAAGAACACCTTCCTGTTCGCAGTCATCACAGGTCCGCTGAGCTATATCGCCTGCTTCCTGTTCGCCTGGCTGATCAATGAATTATCGCCCTTTGTCCGGGCGCTGATGACGCTGGTCTTCTATGCGCCTTCGATCTCAGGCAATGTGTTCTTCATCTGGCTGATCGTCTTCTCGGGCGACAGCTACGGCTACCTCAACGGCTTCCTGATGAAGATCGGGGTGCTGCTGGAGCCGATTATATGGCTGCAGAATGAGAAGTATATCCTGGCGATTATCATCATCGTTCAGCTCTGGCTGAGTCTTGGCACCAGCTTCCTGGCGTTCATCGCCGGACTGCAGACCGTGGACCAGTCGCTGTTTGAGGCGGCGGCGATGGACGGGATCAAGAACCGCTGGCAGGAGCTGTGGTTCGTCACGCTGCCGTCCATGCGCCCGCAGCTCATGTTCGGCGCGGTGATGCAGATTACGGCATCGTTCGCGGTCGCGGAGGTCTCGATCGCGCTGGCCGGGTTCCCGAGCGTCAACTACGCGGGACATACCGTTGTCACCCATCTGATGGACTACGGGACGCTCCGCTTCGAGATGGGCTATGCCTCAGCCATCGCGACCATTCTCTTCGGCATCATGCTCGGCACGAATATGATGACCCAGAAGCTGCTGCGAAAGGTGGGTGAATGACCCTGTATACAAGAGTAATCGGGGCACTTCGACCCCCCAAAAGACTGAACCGTTCCTTCGCCGTCAGCTTCATGCTGTTCGCCCTGCTGCTGGCCTTCGGCTCGTTCATGATTCTGCCGCTGGTCTACGCGGTGAACAATGCCTTCAAGCCGCTGGATGAGCTGTTCATCTTCCCGCCGAGATTCTTCGTGCGCAACCCGACGCTGGAGAACTTCACCGATCTGGCGGTCATCATGGGCAATTCATGGGTGCCGTTCACCCGATATGTGGCGAACACTCTGCTGATCACCCTGGTGGGAACGGCCGGGCATATCCTGCTCGCCTCGGCTGCGGCTTATCCGCTGGCCAAGTTCCGGTTCCCGGGCTCCGGGATGCTGTTCAAAATCGTCGTGCTCTCGCTGATGTTCTCGCCGCATGTAACGGCGATTCCCAACTATCTGGTCATGTCACAGCTTGGCTGGATCAATACCCAGGCGGCGATTATCGTGCCTTCGCTGGCGTTCTCGCTGGGCCTGTTCCTGATGAAGCAGTTCATGGAGCAGATTCCGGATGCGCTGATTGAAGCAGCTAAGATCGACGGGGCGAATGAGTACCGTGTGTTCTGGCAGATCGTAATGCCCAATGTGAAGCCGGCCTGGCTTACGCTCATGATCCTGCAATTTCCGGCGCTGTGGGGTACAGATGGCGGGAACTTCATCTACAGCGAGAACCTGAAGACACTGCACTATGCGCTCAGCCAGATTATCCAGGGCGGGATTGCCCGGGCCGGGGTTGGGGCAGCGGTTGCGCTGCTGCTGATGACTGTGCCGATCCTGTTGTTCATTATTTCACAGAGCAGCGTCATCCAGACGATGGCTACATCCGGGATGAAAGAGTAGAGAGGGGGAACAGTGACAATGGTCGCAAGGAAAAATAAGCTGAAAGCCGGCCTGCTGGCCTTGTGCTGCCTGGTCAGCCTGGGCCTTGGCTCAGAGCCGGCCTCGGCGGAGAGCGCAGCCCCCTCCTACAATTATTCCTACTGGGGGGATAATGTGGCGGCTCCTTCCGCTTACGAGGCAGTGACGCTGATCA
This region of Paenibacillus sp. FSL K6-1096 genomic DNA includes:
- a CDS encoding carbohydrate ABC transporter permease, with translation MTLYTRVIGALRPPKRLNRSFAVSFMLFALLLAFGSFMILPLVYAVNNAFKPLDELFIFPPRFFVRNPTLENFTDLAVIMGNSWVPFTRYVANTLLITLVGTAGHILLASAAAYPLAKFRFPGSGMLFKIVVLSLMFSPHVTAIPNYLVMSQLGWINTQAAIIVPSLAFSLGLFLMKQFMEQIPDALIEAAKIDGANEYRVFWQIVMPNVKPAWLTLMILQFPALWGTDGGNFIYSENLKTLHYALSQIIQGGIARAGVGAAVALLLMTVPILLFIISQSSVIQTMATSGMKE
- a CDS encoding extracellular solute-binding protein, whose product is MNIRHRNIAVILVVILLAGAVWLYTSSGQPVHSDSPGTGTFTAVSSDPAEGSYEAYLQQHGDASRPDRVIRIEGEDYAGTEGEGFEVKAQLEGLDGSAVITPEAGTISWEVPVTDAGLYNIRVHYYPVEGKSSAIERSLAINRQTPFKGADTLLFDRVWGNREAEIKRDDRGNDLRPRQVEQPVWQTTVVKDSEGFYEEPYAFYLEQGTQTLSLTALREPMAIDYIELFQDRKVRSYAEARQEYEAKGLQPVTEPYVEVQAEAASAKSSPTLYPLADRSSPAVVPYHVSNLRINTIGGVNWKLPGQWIEWEIEVPEDGLYHIALKEQQNQLRGVYANRSLTIDGEYPFTEMKQIRFNYSPGWQMNVLGGEEPYLFHLTQGKHKLRLTVTLGDIAPLVRTIQSSVLTLNEMYRNILAITSNNPDKFRDYQLEKRLPEMTKVFREQAETIRSVGEYLEQATGERSDKVSILYSMVTQLEDMAEHPDTVAKRLVAFKTNVGGLGTWILTVQEQPLTLDSLIVSAPGKKLPRAQATWFQKIKHELGAYTASYSADYDSIGNVTKSQKAIEVWISTGRDQAQVMKSMIDDTFTPDTGISVSLRLVPPNILLPATLAGEGPDVAMQIGEDLPVNYAMRKASADLSQFPGFGEVANRFRDSALTPYKYNGSVYGLPEQQIFPMLFYRKDILQELGLEPPTTWEEVYNVVSVLQRHNLEFYLPLEDTLNNATLVPNAAFTMLLYQNGGQLYTDDQKRSALNSETSMSEFNKWTQFYTNYKFPVKVDFPNRFRTGEIPIGIADYTIYNSLTVMAPEIRNLWEFAVVPGTPKADGTVDHSVASHTTGVMMLENAKDKDSSWEFMKWWTDKDTQVQYGREMEGLMGAAARYPTANIAALEELPWPVKDYKQLESQWEWVKGNPQVPGGYFTGRHLDNAFRKVINGNVNPREALSDYLIYINDEIQIKRKEFKLPY
- a CDS encoding extracellular solute-binding protein; the protein is MRAKKSKVMSVFISLLLVAATTACGGGGNSGNAGGGATAAPAATEAPVAEATPEATPTAEPSNATPEMDFDMGGRTIKIVSWWDMTIPEDNPDNIQRAKNLKELMAKHNFKVEYVALDYGEYQKKVVASLVAGEPLGDIVRMGKGYMIPVLTKQDLFWPVDEYTKNENAFNQRMTTEFSQYNGRGYGFSENSGNLISGIFYNRTLMKKLGMKPLQEYVNEDNWNWETFTQVAKEANKDTDNNGKLDVWGLASGGFLEMAMASNETDLTIEDKQNLDDPKLLEVFKFISKLGAEKVARPTEGGDWQEPAQFFRQGNTLMYAGADYEASGFKTDMKDYDIGFVPFPKGPNATEYHSVESAVQFLTIPKKAENPEQLMYIWEKINDIESIYDYPKQASLESTYDNEDDINNAKMVEGGMLLTNHNTFSTMPYYEMIDELKKGTSASTVIEKYKAKVQASVDAVYKN
- a CDS encoding ABC transporter permease subunit, with translation MFAYYPLYGWVYAFFDYTPPIPLSKSEFVGFQWFHSLVENQVKIDQLMQVIWNTFGISGLGILFSWLPMIFAIFLTEIKAVRFRKFIQTVTTLPNFISWVLVYSLAFSMFSSEGMVNGFLHMTGLSDSPTMFLQSSEHVWWTMWAWATWKTLGWSAILYIAAIMGIDESLYEAAYVDGATRMQVIRHVVLPSMMPTYFVLLMLQIASFLNNGLEQYFVFQNAFNKDTIQVLDLYVYNLAMGGGSYSVSVAISMLKSVISVVLLFSVNGLSKMLRGEGIV
- a CDS encoding helix-turn-helix domain-containing protein is translated as MLYRILCVERNAQVRETASYIAENRFTDFIVQAEADYSSDIPRLIRRENISLVLLNIRGAHTAGMNVCAQIRKESAVPVILLGGSGDFGLARQALLYNVSDYLTDPVDPAELGRSLEAVKKGLLATGKASSPVQAVHRTVIHREPASPCPIVSTIKEFVEEQLHRNITLKQIADSLKFNCAYLGQKFKQQEQMSFNDYLLQQRMEKAKRLLATTDMRIYEIADAVGYTEIDWFYKKFRAYTGTSANEYRKQCFVTA
- a CDS encoding sugar ABC transporter permease, encoding MVQIQNTTEPALQGLAGGPRRESRLALLWKDIKKSKHYYIMMSPYMIIFFLFTVIPVVISFGLSFFYFNMLETPRFVGWENYSRLLLGDDVFMIALKNTFLFAVITGPLSYIACFLFAWLINELSPFVRALMTLVFYAPSISGNVFFIWLIVFSGDSYGYLNGFLMKIGVLLEPIIWLQNEKYILAIIIIVQLWLSLGTSFLAFIAGLQTVDQSLFEAAAMDGIKNRWQELWFVTLPSMRPQLMFGAVMQITASFAVAEVSIALAGFPSVNYAGHTVVTHLMDYGTLRFEMGYASAIATILFGIMLGTNMMTQKLLRKVGE
- a CDS encoding carbohydrate ABC transporter permease encodes the protein MSDNQTSLTPNTREIDITKKTVKMRVSTTDKIISTVIYILFSLFAFLCVYPFYSIIINTISANDLSAKGEIIFWPKGIHFQNYIDVFKIPGLGNAFMISLARTVIGTLLTVGASAFLGFMFAQEDMWGKKFWYRFTIITMFFNAGIIPWYLTMRSLHLTDNFLAYVLPSVVAPFFIILVKTFVEATPKELQQAASIDGAGIFTIFYKVILPISKPILATVAIFSAVNQWNSFQDTLLLVTDSKLYSLQFILYNYINQASSLSTMVNLQNSGSTAMATLATKQTSTSIRMTVTIIVVAPILLVYPIFQRFFVKGIIIGAVKG